A single region of the Plasmodium reichenowi strain SY57 chromosome 9, whole genome shotgun sequence genome encodes:
- a CDS encoding hypothetical protein (conserved Plasmodium protein, unknown function), whose amino-acid sequence MENISIENINVNEIYNKKRKQNVVQKKNTSNDEMINTSTDIAISGENHKPKEFIKRTKKKSKISDAENMEISQENDEGKNSLSLDGPLKNGDNIDVVYNYNSSNNNEEDEKHVDIINNDYKTKDDTNNILKLNNNNNKLNSILPQDNSDDNKRINICEDGNININNENIKKKNNKEIISELKTTLNIVENSNAQHNIEGLNKEEITMLDSWYFANKMKIIPYLFDDKPIHINLLNSLYMLHPYFKNHKTKIIIYLRFVKNKYQNIIKKNSEKYNNETIEIECKATMLKILENKIENFKDIQYMDKVITLIQNENSYINIKYFFLFILDVSNDYIMYENFLQQNGLLCIKNLLHNIAEKKIIKKNIPLLIILLNFLKNLNINLNHLKTTLIGIPINFIARNKIDEQNNLDYVTDNNKVIQLAKELINKWKLIRDQALNNNNNNNNNNNNNNNNNNNNNNENQNDQNGQIEIVNINKVEKDIEEAQKENANNNNNNNNNFISNMINATTNQHINILNGTKPKSNKKSANSVSKNENKNIMLEIIDNINEEYEKKKKRHLEYKKAKIEGKIKKFSALKNSTEIKKKTENLLINLSSDNLIRPHSDNNNNNNRIHSNPMINNNILSHNMYGTDYNCIYSNDRKNNNINNEHLNRDIYNDGMASSYNHMNKNFHSQNYTRMGDHSMDSPNYMNKYNMNNRHNSNEASTNRQPFPQYGPINTPSSINKKNAHSNNNNNNKYINDNYYNNNSMIPNKYSPDGRYSPSSLPTKQFQNEKYGNVSPHINDPLINKNNYERHNYNPSDRHTYDRKSNEKNYKPSKFSTKRTNKFTYDEPPFDNNINVKDAKQNIKDPFEYYSNNNMQKEPYKNNKKLEIENIRNLLNIDANMSSQQYYNNVINEQMNIQTMKNDNNFKNSKQRRIMEQFESLNLLLNSSNINNNNNNNNNNNNNNNNNNNNNNNNNNNNNNNNNNMDESLDSSLDDIFSFFKKFENVQENYQINKSDFIYPASIFQDSEIKKYDIIITFKYDSHDNIPIYIKFNTTSNKNMINTKFLNNNYPNQLNNTEPYNNMDQDHIINNSNQNFNILPLSELFHQSNINELKLPPIIPPILPNLNNSQNIIPPIMFPYNNSNDYANTNTNINSAFSSDNISYNNNSSINEFVKIFDEGIQKILLKNKDLANLLMNKPDVVQKMLKGPQYINEALSSLENELINWNR is encoded by the exons ATGGAAAATATTTCAATAGAGAACATCAATGTCAAtgaaatttataataaaaaaaggaaacAAAATGTagttcaaaaaaaaaatacaagTAATGATGAGATGATAAATACGTCCACAGATATAGCTATATCTGGTGAAAATCACAAACCTAaagaatttataaaaagaacaaaaaaaaaaagtaaaatatcAGATGCAGAAAATATGGAAATTTCTCAAGAAAATGATGAGGGGAAAAATAGTTTATCATTAGATGGTCCCTTAAAGAATGGAGATAATATAGATGTtgtttataattataattctagtaataataatgaagaagatgaaaaacatgtagatataataaataatgattataaaacaaaagatgatacaaataatattctaaaacttaacaataataataataaattgaATAGTATCTTACCCCAAGATAACAGTGATGAcaataaaagaataaatatttgtgaagatggtaatataaatataaataatgaaaatataaaaaaaaaaaataataaagaaattatatcCGAATTAAAGACTACTCTTAATATTGTTGAAAATTCAAATGCTCAACATAATATTGAAGgattaaataaagaagaaattaCTATGCTTGATTCATGGTATTTTGCTAATAAGATGAAAATTATTCCATACTTATTTGACGACAAACctatacatataaatttattgaattcgttatatatgttacatccatattttaaaaaccATAAgacaaaaattataatatatttaaggtttgtaaaaaataaatatcaaaatattataaagaagaatagtgaaaaatataacaatgAAACAATAGAAATCGAATGTAAGGCAACCATGTTAAAGatattagaaaataaaattgaaaatTTTAAAGATATTCAATATATGGATAAAGTTATTACGTTaatacaaaatgaaaattcctatattaatatcaaatattttttcctcTTTATTTTAGATGTATCtaatgattatataatgtatgaaaattttttacaaCAAAATGgattattatgtataaaaaatcttttacataatattgCTGAGAAAAagattataaaaaaaaatatacctttattaattatattattgaactttttgaaaaatttaaatattaatcTCAATCATTTAAAAACAACCCTTATCGGCATACCTATAAATTTCATAGCAAGGAATAAAATAgatgaacaaaataatttgGATTACGTCACAGATAATAACAAAGTTATACAACTAGCaaaagaattaataaataaatggAAATTAATAAGAGACCAAgctttaaataataataacaataataataataataataataataataataataataataataataataataatgaaaatcAAAATGATCAGAATGGACAAATAGAAATTGTAAATATTAACAAAGTAGAAAAAGATATAGAAGAAGcacaaaaagaaaatgcaaataataataataataataataataattttatatctaATATGATTAATGCTACAACAAATCAGcatataaacattttaaatGGTACTAAACcaaaatcaaataaaaaatcaGCCAATTCTGTTtcaaaaaatgaaaataaaaatatcatgCTTGAAATtattgataatataaatgaagaatatgaaaaaaaaaaaaaaaggcatttggaatataaaaaagcCAAAATTGAAggtaaaattaaaaaatttagtGCTCTAAAAAATAGTAcagaaataaaaaaaaaaacagaaAATCTATTAATCAATTTAAGTAGCGATAACTTGATTCGTCCCCAtagtgataataataataataataatagaatTCATTCTAACCCTAtgattaataataatattttgtcTCATAATATGTATGGCACGGAttataattgtatatattccaatgatagaaaaaataataatattaataatgaacATTTAAACAGAGATATATACAATGATGGTATGGCTAGTTCGTATAATCATATGAACAAAAATTTTCATTCACAAAATTATACAAGGATGGGAGATCATTCCATGGATTCTCCAAActatatgaataaatataatatgaataatagACATAATTCAAACGAGGCATCAACAAATAGGCAACCCTTTCCTCAGTATGGTCCAATAAATACACCATCATccataaataaaaaaaatgctcacagtaataataataataataataaatatattaatgataattattataataacaatagTATGATTCCTAATAAATATAGTCCAGATGGTAGATATTCACCATCCAGCCTTCCCACAAAACAATTTCagaatgaaaaatatgGTAACGTTTCTCCACATATAAATGATcctttaataaataaaaataactATGAGAGACATAATTATAATCCTTCGGATCGTCACACGTATGACAGAAAAAGCAATgaaaagaattataaaCCATCCAAATTTTCAACAAAAAGAACAAACAAATTTACATATGATGAACCACCatttgataataatataaatgtgaAAGATgcaaaacaaaatataaaagatccctttgaatattattctaataataatatgcaGAAGGAACcgtataaaaataataaaaaattagaaatagaaaatataagaaatcTACTTAATATTGATGCAAATATGTCTTCACAgcaatattataataatgttataaATGAACAAATGAATATACAAACAATGAAGAATGATAacaattttaaaaattcaAAACAAAGGCGCATCATGGAACAGTTTGAAAGTCTGAATTTATTACTCAACAGCagtaatattaataataacaacaacaacaacaacaataataataataataataataataataataataataataataataataataacaataataataataataataataatatggatgAATCATTAGATAGTTCTTTAGatgatattttttcattctttAAAAAGTTTGAAAATGTTCAAGAAAATTAtcaaattaataaaagtGATTTTATTTATCCAGCTAGTATATTTCAAGATAgtgaaataaaaaaatatgatattatcataacatttaaatatgatagtcatgataatattccaatatatataaaatttaatacaacatcaaataaaaatatgatcAACACcaaatttttaaataataattatccAAACCAATTAAACAATACAGAaccatataataatatggatcaagatcatattataaataattcaaatcaaaattttaatatattaccATTATCTGAATTATTTCATCAATCAAACataaatgaattaaaatTGCCTCCTATCATACCACCTATATTACctaatttaaataattcacaaaatattataccACCTATAATGTTTCCTTATAACAATTCTAATGATTATGCTAATacaaatacaaatataaattctGCATTTTCATCAGATAATATTTCGTATAACAATAACAGCTCAATAAATGAATTTGTTAAAATTTTTGATGAGGGCATCCAAAAAATTCTacttaaaaataaagac TTAGCTAACTTGTTAATGAATAAACCAGATGTTGTACAAAAAATGTTGAAAGGACCACAGTATATTAAC gaGGCCTTATCGTCTTTAGAGAACGAATTAATAAATTGGAATAGATAA
- a CDS encoding beta subunit of coatomer complex, putative: MPLNLDIKKKLNSRIGKVKCVDIHESENWILASLYSGKLVIFDYVNQNTIKNIEVSVFPIRCAKFIEKKQWIICGGDDMTIRVYNYNTFEKIKSFEDHTDYIRYIEVHQTLPYILTSSDDMTIKLYDYENNFEKLCSFENHIHYVMMCKFNPKDTYIFASASLDKTIKIWGVQNNTSVVTKPHFTLSGHAKGVNCIDYSCSGETSYIISGSDDKTIRIWDYHTKQCIQVLSGHTQNISCVIYHSNLPIILSSSEDCNVKIWNSSMFKLESTLNYNMDRCWSLCAKKTKNDLCIGYDEGLVVIQIGSDVPIYTMFKNKIIYIKNTDIFIINLQNVQEENYNDGDIYKVNKKELGNCDFYPTNVSFHPSGRFICVNGHHEFNIYTSQVLRNKAYGKSSFFVWSHTGDYAIKDEGNKVSIYKDFTSHHTFQTPYTITQLFGGYLLGVKSNNFICFYDWSDYSLIRKIDINVKNVFWNDSGTYVALSTEDSIYILNYLNSDGNLSKDNMNKNNDTINNNNNNNNGNIELIGVQNRNINHPQHEENKMDEENYFHLESEINESIESGIWIYDSFLYISKNLRLYIYTKKFIDIYAYIDKYLYICGYVYEYDRIFLLDKNFNFYSFFLPITYLQYQKYIMGQDFIAADNIIKNIPESLYNKLSLFLEKMGYKNKALNICNDLEKKFELSLSIGNLQLCVDIINELERKENDSFVHNKYKKLGDTALVYNDIPMAIYCYKKTNDFSSLLIILSTLGDKIGIEELGQMCLNHQKFNIAFICYFLLHKINKCVDILLSNNNFAYAAFFSRVYKPSLLPTILKKWKEHLNKVYPNIPINLLNPEENPEYFPDYDKAVECEKIFDKVNTIGSTKNYNTLKKLIDLNIVEEIKEIGYDKVEDIFIKQFNEELEKDIQNFDQNGKILLTEESKNKNVNQKDDNKENNKDENKENNKDDNKENNKDDNKENNKEDNKEDDKFCKMEDTELLSNIQIQEDNKNINSYSINSNQSMDEELL; this comes from the coding sequence atgCCACTTAATTTAGatataaagaagaaattaaaTTCACGGATTGGTAAAGTGAAATGTGTTGATATTCATGAGAGTGAGAATTGGATATTAGCTTCGTTATATAGTGGTAAGTTAGTTATATTTGATTATGTGAATCAGAATACAATAAAGAATATTGAGGTTTCTGTATTTCCTATAAGATGTGCTAAATTTATTGAGAAAAAACAATGGATAATATGTGGTGGTGATGATATGACTATAAGAgtttataattataatacttttgaaaaaataaaatctTTTGAAGATCATACAGATTATATTAGATATATTGAAGTTCATCAGACTTTAccttatatattaacaagTTCAGATGATATGActataaaattatatgattatgaaaataattttgagAAATTATGTTCGTTTGAAAATCATATTCATTATGTTATGATGTGTAAATTTAATCCTAAagatacatatatatttgctTCAGCTTCTTTAGATAAAACTATTAAAATATGGGGTGTACAAAACAATACATCTGTAGTAACAAAACCTCATTTTACTTTATCTGGTCACGCCAAAGGTGTTAATTGTATTGATTATTCATGTTCTGGAGAAACAtcttatattattagtGGTAGTGATGACAAAACTATTCGTATATGGGATTATCATACAAAGCAATGTATACAAGTATTAAGTGGTCATAcacaaaatatatcttGTGTAATATATCATAGTAATTTGCCAATTATACTTTCTTCATCTGAAGATTgtaatgtaaaaatatggaaTAGTTCAATGTTTAAATTAGAAAGCacattaaattataatatggaTAGATGTTGGTCCTTATGCGCTAAAAAGACAAAGAATGATTTATGTATAGGTTATGATGAAGGTTTAGTTGTTATACAAATAGGTTCAGATGTTCCTATATATACaatgtttaaaaataaaattatatatataaaaaatacagatatatttattattaatttacaaaatgtacaagaagaaaattataatgacGGGGACATATATaaagtaaataaaaaagaattagGAAATTGTGATTTTTATCCAACTAATGTATCATTCCATCCAAGTGGAAGatttatatgtgtaaaTGGGCATCAtgaatttaatatatatacatctCAAGTATTAAGAAATAAAGCATATGGAAAAAGCTCTTTTTTTGTATGGTCTCATACAGGAGATTATGCTATAAAAGATGAGGGGAATAAAgtaagtatatataaagacTTTACATCTCATCATACCTTTCAAACACCGTATACCATAACGCAATTATTTGGAGGATACTTATTAGGTGTTAAATCAAATAAtttcatttgtttttatGATTGGAGTGATTATTCtttaataagaaaaattgACATTAATGTGAAAAATGTGTTCTGGAATGATTCTGGTACATATGTAGCTTTATCAACAGAAgatagtatatatatattaaattatttgaattCTGATGGAAACTTATCAAAagataatatgaacaaaaataatgataccataaataataataataataataataatggaAATATTGAATTGATTGGGGTAcaaaatagaaatataaatcatcCACAAcatgaagaaaataaaatggatgaagaaaattatTTCCATTTAGAAAGTGAAATTAATGAATCAATAGAAAGTGGTATATGGATATATGATAgttttctttatatatcGAAAAATTTAAgattgtatatttatactaAGAAAtttattgatatatatgcatatattgataaatatttatatatttgtggttatgtatatgaatatgatcgtatatttttattagataaaaattttaatttttatagtTTCTTTTTACCAATAACATATTTACAATATcagaaatatataatggGTCAAGATTTTATAGCAGcagataatattattaaaaatataccagaatctttatataataaattaagtTTATTCTTAGAAAAAATGggatataaaaataaagcattaaatatttgtaatGATTTAGAAAAGAAATTTGAACTATCTTTATCAATTGGAAATTTACAATTATGTGTAGATATCATTAATGAATTagaaagaaaagaaaatgattcatttgtacataataaatataaaaaattaggAGATACCGCTTTAgtatataatgatatacCTATGGctatatattgttataaaaaaacaaatgacttttcttcattattaataattttatcaACACTTGGTGATAAAATAGGAATAGAAGAATTAGGACAAATGTGCTTAAATCACcaaaaatttaatattgcttttatttgttattttttactacataaaattaataaatgtGTAGATATCTTAttatctaataataattttgcTTATGCTGCATTCTTTTCAAGAGTATACAAACCATCCTTACTACCAACCATATTAAAGAAATGGAAAGAACACTTAAATAAAGTCTATCCTAATATACCAATCAATTTGTTAAATCCTGAAGAAAATCCTGAATATTTCCCTGATTATGATAAAGCGGTTGAAtgtgaaaaaatatttgataAAGTGAATACTATTGGAAGTAccaaaaattataatactttaaaaaaattaattgaTCTAAATATTGttgaagaaataaaagaaatcGGATATGATAAGGTTGaagatatttttattaaacaATTTAATGAAGAGTTAGAAAAAGATATTCAAAATTTTGATCAAAATGgtaaaattttattaacGGAAGAAAGCAAAAATAAAAACGTGAATCAGAAGGATGAtaataaggaaaataataaggatgaaaataaggaaaataataaggatgataataaggaaaataataaggatgataataaggaaaataataaggaaGATAATAAGGAAGATGATAAATTCTGTAAAATGGAGGATACTGAATTATTAAGTAATATACAAATTCAAGAAGACAATAAGAATATTAATTCATATTCAATAAATTCCAATCAAAGTATGGATGAGGAATTATTATAA
- a CDS encoding autophagy-related protein 3, putative (transcript variant 2; alternatively spliced) has translation MSDQINVKHKIGDTCRKLYSYFKTINNTSTFIQNGTLTPSEFVDSGDFLVYKFKTWEWQEADKDRAVPYLPENKQFLITKNVPCKQRIKDLNNIVHDLKIVDNDWLLPSYEEDNNPTDIYEYL, from the exons atgagTGACCAAATAAATGTCAAACATAAAATAGGAGATACTTGCCGAAAGCtgtattcatattttaaaacaattaataatacatctacttttattcaaaatg GTACTCTAACTCCCTCAGAATTTGTTGATTCTGGAGACTTTTTAGtctataaatttaaaacatGGGAATg gCAAGAAGCTGATAAAGATAGGGCAGTACCATATTTACCAGAAAACAAACAATTTTTAATTACCAAAAATGTTCCATGTAAACAGCGCATAAAAGACCTTAATAATATAGTCCACGATTTG AAAATTGTAGATAATGATTGGTTACTCCCAAGTTATGAAGAAGATAACAATCCCACagatatatatgaat atttataa
- a CDS encoding autophagy-related protein 3, putative (transcript variant 1; alternatively spliced), translating to MSDQINVKHKIGDTCRKLYSYFKTINNTSTFIQNGTLTPSEFVDSGDFLVYKFKTWEWQEADKDRAVPYLPENKQFLITKNVPCKQRIKDLNNIVHDLKIVDNDWLLPSYEEDNNPTDIYEYLPNSEYTINDKNIYNYEEEEEDDNCDEAIDINNFYMENDLIKEHDPASINSTSCYSKNVLHDNLMKIRTYDVSITYDKYYQTPRIWLFGYNENGDPLKSEEIFEDILSDYSYKTVTYDPHPCTGVMTASIHPCKHAEAILNVVNNWISEEKEPRHDLYLLFLLKFISGVIPTIEYDFTTDIEIPRDNNAEL from the exons atgagTGACCAAATAAATGTCAAACATAAAATAGGAGATACTTGCCGAAAGCtgtattcatattttaaaacaattaataatacatctacttttattcaaaatg GTACTCTAACTCCCTCAGAATTTGTTGATTCTGGAGACTTTTTAGtctataaatttaaaacatGGGAATg gCAAGAAGCTGATAAAGATAGGGCAGTACCATATTTACCAGAAAACAAACAATTTTTAATTACCAAAAATGTTCCATGTAAACAGCGCATAAAAGACCTTAATAATATAGTCCACGATTTG AAAATTGTAGATAATGATTGGTTACTCCCAAGTTATGAAGAAGATAACAATCCCACagatatatatgaat aTTTACCTAATAGTGAATACACAATTAATGACAAAAAT atttataattatgaagaGGAAGAAGAAGACGATAATTGCGATGAAGCAATTGATATAAACAATTTCTATATGGAAAATGACCTTAttaaa GAACATGATCCTGCATCAATAAATAGTACAAGTTGTTACTCTAAGAATGTGTTGCATGATA ATCTTATGAAAATACGTACGTATGATGTTAGTATAACGTACGataaatattatcaaaCACCTCGGATATGGCTCTTTGGATATAATGAG AATGGTGATCCTTTAAAATCAGAGGAGATTTTTGAGGACATATTATCAGATTATAGTTATAAAACAGTGACG TATGATCCTCATCCGTGTACTGGTGTTATGACAGCTTCTATACATCCATGCAA GCATGCAGAGGCAATTTTGAATGTTGTTAATAATTGGATAAGTGAAGAAAAAGAACCAAG GCATGATTTGTATCTCTTGTTTTTgttaaaatttatatctGGGGTCATACCAACTATTGAGTATGATTTTACTACAGATATAGAAATTCCAAGGGATAACAATGCAGAATTATGA